The proteins below are encoded in one region of Vulpes lagopus strain Blue_001 chromosome 10, ASM1834538v1, whole genome shotgun sequence:
- the TMEM88 gene encoding transmembrane protein 88 encodes MAEVPGAQRPAPGGGPEPRDPLDCWACAVLVTAQNLLVAAFNLLLLALVLGTILLPAVTMLGFGFLCHSQFLRSQAPPCTAHLRDPGFTALLVTGFLLLVPLLVLALASYRRLCLRLRLADCLVPYSRALYRRRRAPQPRQTRASPGTQAGPTSGKVWV; translated from the exons ATGGCGGAGGTCCCCGGGGCGCAGCGCCCGGCTCCCGGCGGCGGCCCGGAGCCCCGGGACCCCCTGGACTGCTGGGCCTGCGCGGTGCTGGTCACGGCCCAGAATCTGCTGGTGGCCGCCTTCAACCTCCTGTTGCTGGCGCTGGTGCTGGGGACCATCCTGCTGCCCGCCGTCACCATGCTAGGTTTCggcttcctctgccactcccag TTTCTGCGCTCCCAGGCGCCCCCCTGCACCGCGCACCTGCGGGACCCGGGCTTCACGGCCCTGCTGGTCACCGGATTCCTGCTCCTCGTGCCGCTGCTCGTGCTGGCCCTGGCCAGCTACCGCCGCCTGTGCCTGCGCCTCCGCCTGGCCGACTGCCTCGTGCCCTACAGCCGAGCCCTGTACCGGCGCCGGCGCGCCCCGCAGCCGCGGCAGACCCGGGCCTCGCCGGGCACCCAGGCCGGCCCCACGTCAGGAAAGGTCTGGGTCTGA